One window of Corynebacterium sp. P3-F1 genomic DNA carries:
- a CDS encoding glycosyltransferase family 1 protein has product MRIAIFTEVFLPKIDGVVTRIIRTMDQLAEMGHDVMIFATGDTPETYAGFPVVRAPSFSLHRIYPEIKVGLPTPSVARKLKEFDPDIVHAVNPVFFAGYGALLAKRHNKPLLASFHTDVPAYTEALMIGAVKKPATALIREFHNRAQMNLVTSDPMLETAEKYGFRNLAVWPKAVDTVSYHPNNYSDAMRETLTGGNPDAPLLVYVGRISAEKNLAILSDIMPLLREKVPGARLAMVGAGPQLEQMKKEFDPAYTVFTGYMSGEPLAQAFASADVFAFPSQTETLGLVALESFASGVPVVGARAGGIPFVIEDDKTGLLVDKGAQADEWADAFAGLLIDAAQRRRMSLSARQEAERWSWRAATERLVGYYEDCISE; this is encoded by the coding sequence ATGCGGATCGCGATTTTCACGGAAGTCTTCCTCCCCAAAATCGACGGTGTGGTCACGCGCATCATCCGCACCATGGACCAGCTGGCGGAGATGGGCCACGACGTGATGATCTTCGCCACCGGAGACACACCTGAGACCTACGCCGGCTTCCCGGTGGTGCGCGCCCCCAGTTTTTCCCTGCACCGCATCTACCCTGAGATCAAGGTGGGACTGCCCACCCCGTCGGTGGCCAGGAAGTTGAAGGAATTCGATCCGGACATCGTCCATGCGGTCAACCCGGTGTTTTTCGCCGGCTACGGCGCGCTGTTGGCCAAACGGCACAATAAACCGCTGCTCGCCTCCTTCCACACCGACGTTCCCGCCTACACCGAAGCACTCATGATCGGTGCCGTGAAAAAGCCCGCCACCGCACTCATCCGCGAATTCCACAACCGCGCCCAGATGAACCTGGTCACCTCCGACCCCATGCTGGAGACTGCGGAGAAATACGGCTTCCGCAACCTCGCGGTCTGGCCGAAAGCGGTGGACACCGTGAGCTATCACCCGAACAATTACTCGGACGCGATGCGCGAGACACTCACCGGCGGCAACCCCGACGCCCCGCTTCTCGTCTACGTCGGCCGCATCAGCGCCGAGAAGAACCTCGCTATTCTTAGCGACATCATGCCGCTCCTGCGCGAAAAGGTCCCCGGTGCCCGCTTGGCCATGGTCGGCGCGGGCCCCCAGCTCGAGCAGATGAAAAAGGAATTCGACCCCGCCTATACCGTCTTCACCGGCTACATGTCCGGCGAACCGCTCGCCCAGGCATTCGCGTCGGCAGACGTCTTTGCATTCCCGTCGCAGACGGAAACTCTGGGCCTTGTCGCGCTCGAGTCCTTCGCCTCTGGTGTGCCCGTCGTCGGTGCCCGCGCCGGCGGCATCCCGTTCGTGATCGAGGATGATAAGACCGGATTACTCGTGGACAAAGGCGCGCAAGCAGACGAGTGGGCTGATGCTTTCGCGGGCCTGCTTATCGACGCCGCACAGCGCCGCCGCATGTCCCTCTCCGCCCGCCAGGAAGCCGAACGCTGGTCGTGGCGCGCGGCTACCGAGAGACTTGTCGGGTATTACGAAGACTGCATCAGCGAATGA
- a CDS encoding NAD-dependent epimerase/dehydratase family protein: MKIAVLGGDGFCGWPASLHLSDIGHDVTIVDNLSRRAIDEELGAESLTPIASIDERISAWKEVSGKDIAFRNIDVAQDYEGLKDFIVAEQPDAIIHFAEQRAAPYSMKNPVTKRYTVDNNVNATHNLLVAVVESGLDIHIVHLGTMGVYGYGTAGMKIPEGYLDIKVDNGEELVDQQILYPTNPGSVYHLTKVLDQNLFAYYAKNDELRITDLHQGIIWGTHTPQTERDERLINRFDYDGDYGTVLNRFLMQAAIGYPLTVHGTGGQTRAFIHIRDMVKCIQIALANPPAKGDRVKIFNQMTETHRVRDLAKLVASISGTDYALVPNPRKESAENELHVSNDTFLSLGLEPTKLAEGLLQEVEDVAKKYADRADRSKIPARSLWTHNQAEGVPENA; this comes from the coding sequence ATGAAAATCGCGGTTCTCGGTGGCGACGGATTCTGCGGCTGGCCTGCATCACTTCACCTTTCGGATATCGGCCACGACGTGACCATCGTGGACAACCTCTCCCGCCGCGCGATCGACGAGGAACTGGGAGCGGAATCCCTGACCCCCATCGCATCCATCGACGAGCGCATCTCCGCTTGGAAAGAGGTCTCCGGTAAGGACATCGCCTTCCGCAACATCGATGTCGCCCAGGACTACGAGGGCCTGAAGGACTTCATCGTCGCCGAGCAGCCCGACGCGATCATCCATTTCGCCGAGCAGCGCGCCGCGCCGTATTCCATGAAGAACCCGGTGACCAAGCGCTACACCGTGGACAACAACGTCAATGCCACGCACAACTTGCTTGTCGCCGTTGTCGAATCGGGCCTGGACATCCACATCGTCCACCTAGGCACGATGGGTGTCTACGGCTACGGCACCGCAGGCATGAAGATCCCGGAGGGGTACCTGGACATCAAGGTCGACAACGGCGAAGAACTCGTCGATCAACAGATCCTCTACCCTACTAACCCGGGTTCGGTGTACCACCTGACCAAGGTGCTGGACCAGAACCTGTTCGCCTACTACGCCAAGAACGACGAGCTGCGCATCACCGACCTGCACCAGGGCATCATCTGGGGCACCCACACCCCCCAGACGGAGCGCGACGAGCGCCTGATCAACCGCTTCGACTACGACGGCGATTACGGCACCGTGCTCAACCGCTTCCTCATGCAGGCCGCGATCGGCTATCCGCTGACCGTGCACGGCACCGGCGGCCAGACCCGCGCATTCATCCACATCCGCGACATGGTCAAGTGCATCCAGATCGCGCTGGCGAATCCGCCCGCTAAGGGCGACCGGGTGAAGATCTTCAACCAGATGACGGAGACGCACCGCGTCCGCGACCTGGCTAAGCTGGTTGCATCAATCTCAGGCACCGACTACGCGCTCGTGCCCAACCCGCGCAAAGAGTCCGCGGAGAACGAGCTCCACGTCAGCAACGACACCTTCCTCAGCCTCGGTCTCGAACCGACCAAGCTCGCTGAAGGCCTGCTGCAGGAGGTCGAGGACGTGGCCAAGAAATACGCCGACCGCGCCGACCGCAGCAAAATCCCGGCCCGGTCTCTCTGGACCCATAACCAGGCAGAAGGCGTTCCGGAGAACGCTTAG
- a CDS encoding D-serine ammonia-lyase — MTMPWDRPAHPADSRPQPLSLVDGLSHQHELSWARTPDSGAVDPDVAAAVDEAAARFDRFAPWVAEHFPESGDGVIESDIQHVPGTKDYVARLMERDVPGDLWVKRDDSLPISGSIKSRGGVHEVFRLAEEKRYEKLSVASTGNLALSIGTVGPLLGFDTEVHMSVDAKQWKKELLRSRGADVIEHSGLFTETVAQARETAGDAFFIDDENSFGLFAGYAVAGRRLKEQFAALGRNFTPDNPLYVYLPCGVGGGPGGVTFGLKMAFGDAVSCHFIEPTANPCMLLGAFTGNPAVACADYGLAGRTVADGLAVQSPSPLALDYAAHLVSGFHTLDDVTFLAAVNWLERSAGIIVEPSATAGLTIPWRLPDVPETATHLVWLTGGSLIPDQDKDRLRGQAATASLHWLR; from the coding sequence ATGACCATGCCTTGGGACCGCCCAGCTCACCCCGCAGATTCACGGCCGCAGCCGCTTTCGCTTGTCGACGGCCTCTCCCACCAGCACGAGCTCTCCTGGGCCCGCACCCCCGACTCCGGCGCCGTCGACCCGGATGTAGCCGCCGCTGTCGATGAGGCTGCCGCCCGCTTCGACCGCTTCGCCCCGTGGGTGGCGGAACACTTCCCGGAATCCGGCGACGGCGTCATCGAGTCAGACATCCAGCACGTTCCCGGGACAAAGGACTATGTGGCTCGCCTCATGGAGCGGGACGTTCCCGGCGATCTGTGGGTCAAGCGCGATGATTCCCTGCCGATCAGCGGGTCCATCAAATCCCGCGGCGGCGTCCACGAGGTCTTCCGGCTGGCGGAGGAGAAGCGCTATGAGAAACTCTCTGTCGCCTCCACCGGCAACCTCGCACTTTCCATCGGCACCGTCGGCCCGCTGCTGGGGTTCGACACCGAGGTACACATGTCGGTGGACGCGAAGCAGTGGAAGAAGGAACTGCTCCGGTCACGCGGAGCGGACGTGATCGAGCACTCCGGACTATTCACCGAGACCGTGGCTCAGGCGCGCGAGACTGCCGGCGATGCGTTCTTCATCGACGACGAGAACTCCTTCGGCCTCTTCGCCGGGTACGCCGTCGCCGGACGGCGGCTCAAAGAGCAGTTCGCCGCACTCGGCAGGAACTTCACCCCCGATAATCCGCTCTACGTCTACCTCCCCTGCGGTGTCGGCGGCGGACCGGGAGGAGTGACCTTCGGGCTGAAAATGGCGTTCGGCGATGCCGTCTCCTGCCATTTCATCGAGCCCACCGCCAACCCGTGCATGCTCCTCGGCGCGTTCACCGGAAACCCTGCAGTGGCATGCGCAGACTACGGTCTCGCCGGGCGGACCGTCGCCGACGGCCTGGCAGTGCAAAGCCCCTCCCCGCTCGCGCTGGACTACGCCGCGCACCTTGTCAGCGGATTCCACACCCTCGACGACGTCACCTTCCTCGCCGCCGTGAACTGGCTCGAGCGAAGCGCTGGCATCATCGTCGAGCCGTCAGCCACCGCAGGTCTCACCATTCCCTGGCGGCTCCCCGACGTCCCCGAGACCGCCACTCATCTCGTGTGGCTGACCGGGGGCTCGCTCATTCCCGACCAAGACAAAGACCGCCTGCGCGGGCAGGCAGCTACTGCCTCGCTCCACTGGCTGCGTTAA
- a CDS encoding MFS transporter, which translates to METKKSQPQLVFVSVVAFLITAGWAANHFASVLVVLRENQDMSTLLVNSAYGIYALGLFPCLIAGGLVADRFGSRPAVMLGAIVAALGNVALMFWQEVPAVLLTARFVIGLGVGLVVSAGTAWAGRLRGAAGTTLAGIFLTSGFMLGPIASGIIAHLVSAHNAIYIPYIASIVLSFAAVAFSLFVGDAPNTREVVVEKIEEEQGVRAPAQVRSAKKALATAFPMGLWVFASMTSAIVVLSGRVGQHFESSAFLPGVAAVTAFGSGLVIQALGRRFEFGPSSGVVGALCSVVGMSLAAIGGAAPSMAMFVVASIFLGLAYGLCLREGLLDVETFSPPEKRGAVIGVYYVATYIGFGYPPLIEWLAGFVGPSLPYWVLAVGALCSALIRAVQIRSGYLKRP; encoded by the coding sequence ATGGAAACGAAGAAGTCTCAACCGCAGCTGGTCTTCGTCAGCGTTGTGGCCTTCCTCATTACCGCGGGCTGGGCGGCCAACCACTTTGCGTCCGTGCTGGTGGTGCTCCGCGAGAACCAGGACATGTCCACGTTGCTGGTCAACAGCGCGTACGGGATCTATGCGCTGGGCCTGTTCCCGTGCCTGATTGCCGGCGGGCTCGTCGCCGACCGCTTCGGCTCCCGGCCGGCGGTGATGCTCGGCGCTATCGTCGCGGCACTGGGCAATGTCGCGCTGATGTTCTGGCAGGAAGTGCCCGCAGTGCTGCTCACGGCCCGCTTCGTCATCGGGCTCGGCGTGGGCCTCGTGGTCAGCGCGGGCACCGCGTGGGCGGGTCGGTTGCGCGGAGCGGCCGGTACGACGCTCGCCGGTATCTTCCTGACATCGGGCTTCATGCTGGGCCCGATTGCCTCCGGCATCATTGCGCACCTGGTCAGCGCCCACAATGCGATCTACATTCCGTACATCGCCTCGATCGTGCTGTCCTTCGCAGCGGTGGCATTCTCCCTGTTCGTGGGTGATGCGCCGAATACCCGCGAAGTGGTGGTGGAGAAGATTGAGGAGGAGCAAGGAGTCCGGGCTCCGGCACAGGTGCGTTCCGCCAAGAAGGCTTTGGCCACCGCGTTCCCGATGGGCTTATGGGTCTTTGCGTCGATGACGAGCGCGATCGTGGTGCTCTCCGGACGCGTCGGGCAACACTTCGAGTCCAGCGCGTTCCTTCCCGGAGTCGCCGCGGTCACCGCATTCGGTTCGGGACTGGTCATCCAGGCGCTGGGGCGCCGCTTCGAGTTCGGGCCGTCCTCCGGTGTGGTCGGTGCGCTGTGCTCAGTGGTGGGCATGAGCCTTGCGGCCATCGGCGGGGCCGCTCCATCCATGGCGATGTTCGTGGTCGCTTCAATCTTCTTGGGGCTCGCCTACGGTCTCTGCCTGCGTGAAGGCTTGCTGGATGTGGAGACCTTCAGCCCGCCGGAGAAGCGCGGTGCCGTGATCGGCGTCTACTACGTGGCCACCTACATTGGCTTCGGGTACCCGCCGCTGATCGAGTGGCTCGCCGGTTTCGTTGGCCCGTCGCTGCCGTACTGGGTTCTGGCGGTGGGCGCGCTGTGCTCGGCACTCATTCGTGCAGTGCAGATCCGCTCGGGCTACCTCAAGCGTCCCTGA